From Corvus moneduloides isolate bCorMon1 chromosome 4, bCorMon1.pri, whole genome shotgun sequence, one genomic window encodes:
- the NUDT5 gene encoding ADP-sugar pyrophosphatase: protein MAAETSTEVTKTAKQFVLKEEVIVERQWLKLAETTYTDPFGKTRTWETVKRTGNKKGVTADGVAVIAVLQRTLHYDCIVLVKQFRPPINGYCLEFPAGLIEENESAESAALRELKEETGYKGEVIECTPALCLDPGVSNSTTHIVSVIINGDEAENTRPKQNLDDGEFVEVVSLPKNDLLQRIDELVAEEHLAVDARVYTYALALKRAAEKPLQVPFMKF, encoded by the exons ATGGCAGCTGAGACATCCACAGAAGTTACAAAAACAGCTAAACAATTCGTCCTTAAGGAAGAG GTAATCGTAGAAAGACAATGGTTGAAGCTTGCAGAAACAACTTATACGGATCCCTTTGGGAAAACCAG AACTTGGGAAACTGTAAAGCGTACTGGCAACAAAAAAGGAGTTACAGCGGATG GTGTAGCAGTGATAGCAGTGCTACAGAGAACCCTGCACTACGACTGCATTGTGCTGGTGAAACAGTTCAGGCCCCCAATCAATGGCTACTGCTTGGAATTTCCTGCAG GCCTTATTGAGGAAAACGAGTCAGCAGAAAGTGCTGCACTTCGAGAGCTGAAGGAAGAAACTGGCTATAAAGGGGAAGTCATTGAATGTACTCCAg CTCTGTGCTTGGACCCAGGTGTGTCAAACAGCACCACACACATAGTGAGTGTCATCATTAATGGAGATGAGGCTGAGAACACGAGACCTAAGCAAAACCTTG ATGATGGAG AATTTGTGGAAGTTGTTTCACTCCCAAAGAACGACCTGCTTCAAAGGATTGATG aactaGTAGCAGAGGAACATCTGGCAGTAGATGCCAGGGTTTATACTTACGCATTGGCTCTGAAGCGTGCAGCAGAAAAACCGCTCCAAGTTCCTTTTATGAAGTTCTAG
- the SEC61A2 gene encoding protein transport protein Sec61 subunit alpha isoform X2, translating to MSSDSADPFYWMRVILASNRGTLMELGISPIVTSGLIMQLLAGAKIIEVGDTPKDRALFNGAQKLFGMIITIGQAIVYVMTGMYGDPAEMGAGICLLIIIQLFVAGLIVLLLDELLQKGYGLGSGISLFIATNICETIVWKAFSPTTINTGRGTEFEGAVIALFHLLATRTDKVRALREAFYRQNLPNLMNLIATVFVFAVVIYFQGFRVDLPIKSARYRGQYSSYPIKLFYTSNIPIILQSALVSNLYVISQMLSVRFSGNFLVNLLGQWADVSGGGPARSYPVGGLCYYLSPPESMGAIFEDPVHVIVYIIFMLGSCAFFSKTWIEVSGSSAKDVAKQLKEQQMVMRGHRDTSMVHELNRYIPTAAAFGGLCIGALSVLADFLGAIGSGTGILLAVTIIYQYFEIFVKEQAEVGGVGALFF from the exons ATGTCATCAGATTCTGCAGACCCCTTCTATTGGATGCGAGTCATTCTTGCATCAAACAGAG gTACTTTGATGGAATTGGGTATCTCACCCATTGTGACATCAGGTTTGATcatgcagctgctggcaggagcaaaGATCATTGAAGTTGGTGATACTCCGAAAGACAGAGCCTTGTTCAATGGAGCTCAGAAAT TATTTGGGATGATTATTACCATTGGGCAAGCCATTGTGTATGTTATGACTGGAATGTATGGAGATCCTGCTGAAATGGGTGCTGGAATTTGTCTTCTTATTATAATTCAG CTGTTTGTGGCTGGTTTGATTGTGTTGCTGCTAGATGAGTTGCTACAGAAAGGTTATGGATTGGGGTCTGGTATTTCCCTGTTTATTGCTACCAATATCTGTGAAACCATTGTCTGGAAAGCTTTCAGTCCCACTACCATCAACACTGGCAGAG GGACAGAGTTTGAGGGTGCTGTGATTGCATTATTCCATCTCCTGGCCACACGAACCGACAAAGTCCGGGCTTTGCGGGAGGCTTTTTACCGACAGAATCTGCCCAATCTCATGAACCTGATTGCTAcagtgtttgtgtttgctgtagTCATCTATTTCCAG GGATTCCGAGTGGATTTACCCATCAAGTCTGCACGATACCGTGGGCAGTACAGCAGCTATCCCATCAAGCTGTTCTATACCTCCAACATTCCCATCATTCTGCAGTCTGCCTTAGTGTCAAACCTCTACGTCATTTCCCAGATGTTGTCTGTTCGTTTTAGTGGCAACTTCTTGGTGAACTTACTGGGACAGTGGGCA GACGTCAGTGGAGGTGGCCCTGCTCGCTCTTACCCCGTTGGTGGCCTGTGCTACTACTTGTCCCCTCCAGAATCCATGGGTGCAATATTTGAGGATCCTGTCCATGTAATAGtttatataatatttatgtTGGGATCGTGTGCATTCTTCTCCAAGACTTGGATTGAGGTGTCTGGCTCATCAGCAAAAGAT GTTGCCAAGCAACTCAAAGAACAGCAAATGGTGATGAGAGGCCACAGGGATACTTCAATGGTTCATGAGCTTAACAG aTACATCCCTACAGCAGCTGCATTTGGTGGTTTGTGCATCGGTGCCCTTTCAGTACTGGCTGACTTTCTAGGAGCCATTGGCTCTGGCACTGGCATTCTGCTTGCAGTCACTATTATTTatcagtattttgaaatatttgtaaaagaACAGGCTGAAGTTGGAGGAGTAGGTGCATTATTTTTCTAG
- the SEC61A2 gene encoding protein transport protein Sec61 subunit alpha isoform X1 codes for MGIKFLEVIKPFCAVLPEIQKPERKIQFREKVLWTAITLFIFLVCCQIPLFGIMSSDSADPFYWMRVILASNRGTLMELGISPIVTSGLIMQLLAGAKIIEVGDTPKDRALFNGAQKLFGMIITIGQAIVYVMTGMYGDPAEMGAGICLLIIIQLFVAGLIVLLLDELLQKGYGLGSGISLFIATNICETIVWKAFSPTTINTGRGTEFEGAVIALFHLLATRTDKVRALREAFYRQNLPNLMNLIATVFVFAVVIYFQGFRVDLPIKSARYRGQYSSYPIKLFYTSNIPIILQSALVSNLYVISQMLSVRFSGNFLVNLLGQWADVSGGGPARSYPVGGLCYYLSPPESMGAIFEDPVHVIVYIIFMLGSCAFFSKTWIEVSGSSAKDVAKQLKEQQMVMRGHRDTSMVHELNRYIPTAAAFGGLCIGALSVLADFLGAIGSGTGILLAVTIIYQYFEIFVKEQAEVGGVGALFF; via the exons ATGGGCA TAAAATTTTTAGAAGTTATTAAGCCATTCTGTGCAGTGTTACCTGAAATCCAGAAACCGGAAAGAAAA ATCCAGTTCAGAGAGAAGGTGCTATGGACAGCCATCACACTCTTCATTTTCTTAGTGTGCTGCCAG ATCCCTTTGTTTGGAATCATGTCATCAGATTCTGCAGACCCCTTCTATTGGATGCGAGTCATTCTTGCATCAAACAGAG gTACTTTGATGGAATTGGGTATCTCACCCATTGTGACATCAGGTTTGATcatgcagctgctggcaggagcaaaGATCATTGAAGTTGGTGATACTCCGAAAGACAGAGCCTTGTTCAATGGAGCTCAGAAAT TATTTGGGATGATTATTACCATTGGGCAAGCCATTGTGTATGTTATGACTGGAATGTATGGAGATCCTGCTGAAATGGGTGCTGGAATTTGTCTTCTTATTATAATTCAG CTGTTTGTGGCTGGTTTGATTGTGTTGCTGCTAGATGAGTTGCTACAGAAAGGTTATGGATTGGGGTCTGGTATTTCCCTGTTTATTGCTACCAATATCTGTGAAACCATTGTCTGGAAAGCTTTCAGTCCCACTACCATCAACACTGGCAGAG GGACAGAGTTTGAGGGTGCTGTGATTGCATTATTCCATCTCCTGGCCACACGAACCGACAAAGTCCGGGCTTTGCGGGAGGCTTTTTACCGACAGAATCTGCCCAATCTCATGAACCTGATTGCTAcagtgtttgtgtttgctgtagTCATCTATTTCCAG GGATTCCGAGTGGATTTACCCATCAAGTCTGCACGATACCGTGGGCAGTACAGCAGCTATCCCATCAAGCTGTTCTATACCTCCAACATTCCCATCATTCTGCAGTCTGCCTTAGTGTCAAACCTCTACGTCATTTCCCAGATGTTGTCTGTTCGTTTTAGTGGCAACTTCTTGGTGAACTTACTGGGACAGTGGGCA GACGTCAGTGGAGGTGGCCCTGCTCGCTCTTACCCCGTTGGTGGCCTGTGCTACTACTTGTCCCCTCCAGAATCCATGGGTGCAATATTTGAGGATCCTGTCCATGTAATAGtttatataatatttatgtTGGGATCGTGTGCATTCTTCTCCAAGACTTGGATTGAGGTGTCTGGCTCATCAGCAAAAGAT GTTGCCAAGCAACTCAAAGAACAGCAAATGGTGATGAGAGGCCACAGGGATACTTCAATGGTTCATGAGCTTAACAG aTACATCCCTACAGCAGCTGCATTTGGTGGTTTGTGCATCGGTGCCCTTTCAGTACTGGCTGACTTTCTAGGAGCCATTGGCTCTGGCACTGGCATTCTGCTTGCAGTCACTATTATTTatcagtattttgaaatatttgtaaaagaACAGGCTGAAGTTGGAGGAGTAGGTGCATTATTTTTCTAG